The nucleotide sequence AAATACTATTCGTTGCCACCATTCCTGTACCAGCATCGCCTTCTGGTGGACAAAGTATAGAACCCGCTTTTAATGAACCTGTTGGATCAAGTAATAAAGCTCCTTGCTCAGTTAAAACACCTGCTTTTTCTCCTGCTACTAAAACTTTCGGCAAGATATCTAATAAAGACCAACCAAATTGTTTATCTTTGACCAGATCATCAAATTGAGAAAGCATTTGAGTATTGTAGTTTTGCGTAGCTAAATCTATCGGGAACATACCTGAAGCATCACCAATACCTAATACTTTTTCGCCTGTTAATTGCCAATGCACATAACCTGCTAAAGTAGTGATGAAATCAACTTCGGGCAAATGAGATTCATTGTTCAGAATGGCTTGATAGAGATGAGCGATACTCCAACGTTGTGGAATGTTATAGTTAAAGAGTTGAGTTAATTGATGTGAGGCTTCACCGGTAAAGTTATTTCGCCAAGTACGGAATGGCACAAGCAATTCATTTTGTTGATTAAAGGCTAAATAACCGTGCATCATTGCACTAATACCAATATTGGCTATTTTTTGTAATGGTTGTCCATATTGTTTATATACATCATCTGCTAATTCCTTAAATGCGGCTTGAACACCTGTCCAAACATCCTCTAAAGGATAAGTCCAAACACCATCGACAAAATGATTTTCCCAGTTAAATCCACCAACAGAAAGAATATTTCCTTTAGTATCAATTAACACGGCTTTGATACGGGTTGAACCAAATTCAATCCCAAGTGAAATATTGCCGTCAATAATGGCTTGTTGTGCTTCTGACATAAAAAAATCCCCTAAACCATATTTAAGTGAGTGTTAGACTAGCACTCAAAAATAAATAAAGTTAGGGGATAAATAGCTATTTATATGGATAAAACAGCTACATTATTTTAAATGAGATTGAGATCACAATTTATAAATAACAAGCGGTCATTTTCCTAAAAAAATTTGCAAATTTTTCAGGGAAAATAACCGCTTGTAATAAAGGGATCTTAGCTAGTCTAAATAAAACACCTGTTCCAATTCTTGTGAAATCGGGCTGTTATCTGGGTTAGACGGCATAATATCTTTCATAAACGCCCACCATTTTTGACAAGCCTCCGTTTTGGCAATCGCATTCCAGCGAGCTTCATCTTCAATTTCAACATAGCCGAAAAGCAGATTACGTTCTTTATCAAGAAAAATGGAGTAGTGATGACTTCCGTGATTTTTGAGTTCCGTAACTAATTCAGGGAAAATTTCATCGTGGCGTTTTTTATATTCAGCGTGTGCATCGGGATTAACCTGCATAACAAAAGCTTTTCTAATCATAATGTAATCCTCTTATTAATTTGCCATACCTAAGCCAACAATATTGGCGGCAAGTACGATAACTAAACAACCGATACATAATACTCGGGTTGGTTTTACCCCAGTTCCTTTCCACTCTTTTAACACTAAGCCGACAATTCCACCACATAAAACATAGAAGCTCATATGTAACATCCAACTGATAAATCCATATTCATTAGGAATATTAGCGTGCCCCCAAGCGTAGAAGAAGAATTGGAGATACCACATAATTCCACCAAGGGCAGCAAAGAAAATATTACTGATGAGTAAGCCTTTTACTACGCCCATATCTGATTTGAACGAAAGTTCCGGGCGAATCATTAAGCGAATAATGCAGTAACCTAAGTTAATAATTGCACCACCGCCCATAATCACAACATAACTTGGTAGGGCTACATAAAGTGGATCAACGCCTAAATTGCTTGCAGCTTCGTGCATCGGTGTTGCCGCACTCATTGCAAAAGACATACCTGCTGAGAAAATACCGCACATTACCGCAAGGGCTAACCCTTTTTTGAGGTTAAATTCTTCAGCAGTAATACCGATGGCTTTTTCTTTCAATAATCCTGCGTAGGAGACAATTGCTACCCCTACCACCGCAACGGCTACGCCAAGCAGGGTCATTTGTCCGCCTGAGCTTGACAGTAACTCACCAAATCGACCTTGCAAAATCGGAGTCATTAATGTACCTACGATTAAGGTAATCCCAATAGCAATCCCGATACCCATAGACATACCAAGATAACGCATTGTTAAACCATAACCGATATTCCCAATTCCCCACATTGCACCGAAGAGAAATACAGGAAGTAAAACACTACTACTGAAAGAGGAATAGTACGCCCCGAAATCAGGCAATAACCAATAACTTATCGACCAAGGCAGTAAAATCCAAGAGAATAAACCTGCAACCGCCCACATTGTTTCCCAAGACCAGTTGGTGACTTTTTTCATTGGTGCATAGAAGCAGGCGGCAGATGCAGCACCGACAAAGTGCCAGAAAATACCTAATAAAATTGAGCTACCCATAAGAATGTTCCTTCTGTTAAGTAATTGGTCAGCTCATCAATATCAAGCTGACCAAACTTGATATTGATTATTCCAAAATGCCTGCAATAGGTGTTACACCAAAGCGTTCTGCAAGTAATTTAAAGTTTTCGGTAGTAATCGTCTGTTTTTTACCTCCCATTGAACGTACTTTTACTGCGACTTCTGCTGATTTTTCCGCAACATCGATCAACCCAAAGGTTTCATCAAGTGATGGGCCTGATCCAAACACGCCGTGGAAAGCCCACAATACTAATGAATGCTTTTGCATCTCTTTTGATGTTGCATAGCCAATTTCATCTTTGCCTGGCACCATCCAAGGCAGCACCCCAACACCGTCAGGGAATACCACCAAGCATTCGGTACTCATTTCCCAAAGCTCTTTGGTAATGGTTTTATAATCGAGATCCATTACATAGGTTAAAGCGAGTAAATTGGTTGCGTGGCAATGCATTATGACTCTGTCTTTACTACCCGTTACCTTCATCCGAACAATATGGGATTGCAGATGTGAAGCCAGTTCGGAAGTTGGAACACCACCATTTACCAACCCCCACATCAAATAGTAACCTTTCCCCTCTTCGTCAATACGAATCACAGCTAGTGTGTCAGCAGGGTCTAAAATGACATTACGGAAAAATTTGCCCGAGCCGGTCACAATAAAATATTGTTTAGCAAGAGCCGTAACATCTTGCGTTAGCGTAATGTGTTGTGGATTTTGGTAAAAATCACTTTTGTAAGAGGCAATATCATCATCAAGTAAACGTAGGCTGACATTTCCACCGTTGCGTTCATCCCAACCTTTAAGCCACATATCATAGGTTGCTTTTACCATCCCTTGCACGAACCAAGAATTCATAATTTGTTGCATAATTTCCCCCTTACCCACGCAGATTTAACACTTTACGTTCATAATCACGCACATCTTCTAGCCACTGGCTTCCTGCCGGTACGCCATTACGCTCACAATACATTGCCCAGACCGCTTGCCAAGGCAGGGATTTTTGTTCTTCGAGCAAGGCTAAACGAGCGGTAAAATCACGGCGATTTTCAAGCTCTTTAAGTTGTGCTGTTGGCTCGAGTAAGGCTTTAAGCAAGGCTTTTTGCATATTACGGGTACCGATCACCCAAGCTGCAATACGATTAATGGAAGCATCAAAGAAGTCTAAGCCGATATGCACACGCTCAAAGAGTTTTTGGCGAACGATTTCATTGGCGATGGCTTGTGTTTCATCATCAAGTAAAACAACGTGGTCGCTATCCCAACGTACAGGGCGGCTAACGTGTAGTAATAAATGCTGGATAAACGGCATTACGGCAGAAATTTTATCGGCAATAGATTCTGTCGGGTGGAAATGCCCTGCATCAAAGCACAAAGCAGTTTTTCTGGTAGCAGCATAGGCAACATAAAATTCATTTGAACCGGCGGTGTAAGACTCCACGCCGATACCAAATAATTTGCTTTCAACCGCATCTAAATGATATTTCGGCTCAATTTTTTCGCTAATAATCTCATCTAGCGACTCAACCAAACGTTGGCGAGGGGCAAATTTATCGACAACTAAATCTTTGCTTCCATCAGGCAACCAAATATTCATTACTGAAGCCGTGCCGAGTTCTTTACCAAAATATTCTGAAATTTTGCG is from Mannheimia varigena and encodes:
- a CDS encoding xylulokinase, with product MSEAQQAIIDGNISLGIEFGSTRIKAVLIDTKGNILSVGGFNWENHFVDGVWTYPLEDVWTGVQAAFKELADDVYKQYGQPLQKIANIGISAMMHGYLAFNQQNELLVPFRTWRNNFTGEASHQLTQLFNYNIPQRWSIAHLYQAILNNESHLPEVDFITTLAGYVHWQLTGEKVLGIGDASGMFPIDLATQNYNTQMLSQFDDLVKDKQFGWSLLDILPKVLVAGEKAGVLTEQGALLLDPTGSLKAGSILCPPEGDAGTGMVATNSISEKTGNISAGTSAFAMIVLQKELSKVYEELDMVTTPTGKLVAMAHSNNCSSDINAWVGLFKETLSALNLSCDTDTLYQTLFSKALEGDADCGNLLSYGFYSGEHIVGLSEGCPTFMHPANANFNLANFMRVHLYTAFAAMKIGMDILMQQEKVEISQILGHGGIFKTQNVAQKFLASALNVPIATMQTASEGGAWGIALLANYLNEHQKGISLDDYLNHQIFNTTSVSVAEPDAEISAGFDTFMQRYKKGLGVVKEAVLAFKE
- the rhaM gene encoding L-rhamnose mutarotase; its protein translation is MIRKAFVMQVNPDAHAEYKKRHDEIFPELVTELKNHGSHHYSIFLDKERNLLFGYVEIEDEARWNAIAKTEACQKWWAFMKDIMPSNPDNSPISQELEQVFYLD
- the rhaT gene encoding L-rhamnose/proton symporter RhaT yields the protein MGSSILLGIFWHFVGAASAACFYAPMKKVTNWSWETMWAVAGLFSWILLPWSISYWLLPDFGAYYSSFSSSVLLPVFLFGAMWGIGNIGYGLTMRYLGMSMGIGIAIGITLIVGTLMTPILQGRFGELLSSSGGQMTLLGVAVAVVGVAIVSYAGLLKEKAIGITAEEFNLKKGLALAVMCGIFSAGMSFAMSAATPMHEAASNLGVDPLYVALPSYVVIMGGGAIINLGYCIIRLMIRPELSFKSDMGVVKGLLISNIFFAALGGIMWYLQFFFYAWGHANIPNEYGFISWMLHMSFYVLCGGIVGLVLKEWKGTGVKPTRVLCIGCLVIVLAANIVGLGMAN
- a CDS encoding L-rhamnose isomerase, producing MMSTVNQAYELAKQQFADLGVDTEKAMSLLSTLPISMHCWQGDDVSGFEHQEGGLTGGIQATGNYPGKARSPQELRSDLEVAFSLIPGAKRLNLHASYLEADGKVERNEIKPQHFSHWVEWAKTNKLGLDFNPTYFSHPLSAEATLTHQNKEIRDFWIEHGKACRKISEYFGKELGTASVMNIWLPDGSKDLVVDKFAPRQRLVESLDEIISEKIEPKYHLDAVESKLFGIGVESYTAGSNEFYVAYAATRKTALCFDAGHFHPTESIADKISAVMPFIQHLLLHVSRPVRWDSDHVVLLDDETQAIANEIVRQKLFERVHIGLDFFDASINRIAAWVIGTRNMQKALLKALLEPTAQLKELENRRDFTARLALLEEQKSLPWQAVWAMYCERNGVPAGSQWLEDVRDYERKVLNLRG
- the rhaD gene encoding rhamnulose-1-phosphate aldolase yields the protein MQQIMNSWFVQGMVKATYDMWLKGWDERNGGNVSLRLLDDDIASYKSDFYQNPQHITLTQDVTALAKQYFIVTGSGKFFRNVILDPADTLAVIRIDEEGKGYYLMWGLVNGGVPTSELASHLQSHIVRMKVTGSKDRVIMHCHATNLLALTYVMDLDYKTITKELWEMSTECLVVFPDGVGVLPWMVPGKDEIGYATSKEMQKHSLVLWAFHGVFGSGPSLDETFGLIDVAEKSAEVAVKVRSMGGKKQTITTENFKLLAERFGVTPIAGILE